In the Alistipes provencensis genome, CTACCGTATCCGTTACGATTCCGTCTCGCCGCGGCCTCGCCGGGCGGGGTTGCTGATCGATGGAAAAGTCGGCTCCTCGGGTGAACAGTTGGTGCTCGAAGTCAGGGCCAGCAGCCGCCGGACGACCGTTTACGGGCAGGATAATACGCTCGGGTGCCTCGATTTTTCGAACTGCGAAATACTTTATTTTCCGCAGGATTCGACCCGGTGGATGATGCTCCCCACGACCCGTTCCTGCCGGGTTTCGGAAGGCCGCGGGATCGACTCCGCGGGTATTGCGCCCGATGTGCGCATTCCGCTGCCCTTACCCGAAATCCTGACCGACAATGTCGATACATGGGTGCGTTGGGTTGCTGATGATTTGAAAACTGAAAACTAAACGATATGATGGAGAAATCAATTGCTAAGGATTTGCTGTCGATCGGCGCGGTGTTCCTGCGCCCCGAACAGCCTTTTACATGGGCGAGCGGTATCAAAAGCCCGATTTATTGCGATAACCGGCTGACGCTCACGGCTCCCGTCGTCCGCGGCCACGTCGAGGCGGGTTTGGCCGAGATCGTCCGCACGAAATTCCCCGAAGCCGAGGTGCTGATGGGCACCTCGACGGCCGGCATCGCCCATGCGGCCATCACGGCCACGATCCTCGACCTGCCGATGGGTTATGTGCGCTCGGGTTCGAAGGACCACGGCCGCGGCAACCAGATCGAAGGCAAGCTGGAAAAGGGCCAGAAGGTCGTCGTGATCGAGGACCTCATCTCGACGGGCGGTTCGTGCATCGAGGTGGTGAATGCCCTGCGCGAAGCGGGCGCCGAGGTGCTGGGTGTGGCTTCGATCTTCACCTACGGGATGAAGAAGGGCCTCGACCGCATGAAGGAAGCAAATGTCACGAATTACAGCCTTTCGAACCTCGACGCGCTTGTGGAGGTTGCCGCCGAGGAGGGATATATCAAGCCCGAGGACAAGGCGCGGCTGATTGCATTCCGCAACAATCCGTCGGACGAGAGTTGGATGAAATAATTCCGATTTTAGCGGGCGCCTTTTGTCCTTCCTCGCTCGTCCCGAATGGGCGGTACCTCATGTACAGCCCGTCCGTGCCGACCGTCGGGCAGGCCAAAATCCGCTCCCCTAAAATCAGAATCAGGTGAAAATCCGAAACTTTAGAATGAAAACCTATGCGACATTTAATTGATCCGACCGACCTCACGGTCCGGGAGACCGAGCAGATCGTGGCGCTGGCGGAGGACATCATCGCCAACCGCGCCAAGTACAGCGAATCGTGCAAGGGCAAGAAGCTGGCCACGCTGTTCTACGAGCCCTCGACCCGCACGCGGCTGAGCTTCACCTCGGCGATGCTCGAACTGGGCGGGCAGGTCATCGGCTTCTCCGACGCCAACTCCTCGTCGGTATCCAAGGGCGAGACGGTGGCAGACACCGTGCGCGTAATCCGCTGCTTCGCAGACATCATCGCCATGCGCCACTTCAAGGAGGGTGCGCCGCTCGTGGCTTCGCAGTATGCGGGCGTCCCGGTCATCAACGCCGGCGACGGCAGCCACTCGCATCCGACGCAGACCCTCACGGACCTGCTGACGATCAAGCGCGAGAAGGGGCGTTTCGACAACATGACCATCGGCTTCTGCGGCGACCTGAAATTCGGCCGCACGGTCCACTCGCTCATCAAGGCCCTGTCGCGCTATTCGGGGATCAAGGTGATCCTCATTTCGCCCGAGGAGCTGCGCCTTCCGGACTACATGCTGCACGAGATGAGCGCCAATTCGAAACTCGAGTTCCGCGAGGTGCGCACGATGGAGGAGGTGATGCCCGAACTGGACATCCTCTACATGACGCGCGTGCAGAAGGAGCGCTTCCTCGACGAGGAGGAGTTCGACCGCGTGAAGAACAGCTTCGTGCTCAACCCCGAGAAGCTCGCCACCGCCAAGCAGGATATGATTATCCTTCACCCGCTGCCGCGCGTCAACGAGATCACGCGGGCGGTGGACAACGACCCCCGTGCGGCTTACTTCCGGCAGGTCGAGAACGGCAAGTTCGTGCGCATGGCGCTGATCTATACGCTGCTGCGCTGGGCCGACGAGAACAAGCCCTTCGACCGGACCCCGGTTTTCGGCGAGGAATACCTCGTCAACGAACTGGAGTGTCCGAACCGCCGCTGCATCTCGGCCACGGAGGATGTCGACCAGCTCTTCCGCCGTGCGGACGACGGGGCGTGCCGCTGCGCCTACTGCGAGGCGAAGGCCCGGTAGGGGCGTTACGGTGAATGTCGATAAATTGTCGATAGAATATGCCCGGGAATTTTGAAAGTCTGCCGAAAAACGCTACTTTTGTGACGTTGTTTTAACGACAGTTAGGTTAATTCCGATGATTCCCATTAGCAATATCGACCAGCGCGAACGAAAGAAACGGCAGGGGCAGGCCGCTGCCTTCTATTCGTCGGCGTGTCGGCAAATGCAGCCCGCACACTCCCCGATGCAGCAGATGCCTGCTCGTGGAATGCTCGGATAGATACCAGACCGCCACGGCAGGAATGCTGTGGCGGTCTCTCTTTCCCGTCTAAGAGACGGGTTTTAGGATGCGGTGGCCGGTTGTCGGGTTTTCGGGCCGGGTTTCCGCTCCCGCCCGTTTAGGAAGCGGATTTTGGAATGATAATATAAAACGAATTCATATGAAAGTAGGCGTGATTATGGGCTCTGTGAGCGATTACGAAGTGATGTCCGAGGCGGTTTCGATGCTCGAAGCGTTCGGCGTGGATTTCGAGAAACGGGTGGTCAGCGCTCACCGCACGCCCGACCTGCTGTGCGAATACGCCAAGACGGCCCGCGAACGCGGCATCGGCGTGATTATCGCCGGGGCAGGCGGCGCCGCGCATCTGCCGGGCATGGTGGCTTCGATGACCCCGCTGCCCGTGGTGGGCGTTCCCGTGAAGTCGCGGGCCCTGAACGGACTGGATTCGCTGCTGTCGATCGTGCAGATGCCCGCGGGCGTTCCCGTGGCCACGACGGCCATCAACGGAGCCAAGAACGCCGCGCTGATCGCCGTGTCGATCCTCGCCCTGCAGGATGCCGACTTGGCCGCGAAACTCGACGCTTTCCGCGCCAAACAGACTGCCGACGTACTCAAAGCCGAACTGTAATGAAGACCATCGGTATCATAGGCGGAGGCCAGTTGGGGCTGATGATCGCCGAGCAGGCGCATGTGCTGGGGGTGAAGGCCGTATGCCTCGACCCGGCGCCGGATGCCCCGGCGTTCCGGGTCTGCGACGACCACATCGTTGCGGCCTACGACGATGCCGCGGCGCTCGAGGAGCTGTGCCGCCGCAGCGACGTGGTGACCTATGAATTCGAGAACGTGCCGGGGGAGATTCTGATCCCGCTGTGCGAAAAATACAACATCCCGCAGGGGTATAAACCCCTCTACGATTCGCAGGACCGCCTGCGCGAGAAGACCAACGCCCGCGACCACGGGCTTCGCACGCCCGGCTTCGCCGCCGTGGACGACGAAGCGTCGCTGCGAGCCGCCGTGAAGGAGCTGGGACTCCCCGCCGTGCTGAAGACCCGCACGCTGGGTTATGACGGTCACGGCCAGTTGGTGCTGAAAACCGAGGCCGACATCGAGCGGGCCCTGCCGCTGCTGGCGGTGCCCTGCATACTGGAGGAGTTCGTGCGTTTCGATTCCGAGGCCAGCATCGTGATGGTCGCCGACGGAGAACGGGTCGTGAGCTTCCCCGTGGGACGCAACGTCCACCGCGACGGGATTTTGGACCTCTGCCTCGTCCCTTCGGAGGCCGATCCGCAGGTGCTGGCGCAGATGAAGGCCGAGAGCGAACGCTTCATGCGCGACTGCGGCTACCGGGGCATCCTGGCCATCGAGTATTTCATCAAGGGCGATGCGTTCTATTTCAACGAGATGGCTCCGCGTCCCCACAACTCGGGACACTACACCATCGAGGGTTCGACCACGAACCAGTTCCGCGAGCTGGTGCGTTATCTGGTCGGGGAACCCCTCGAGGAGCCGCGGCTGGTGGCGCCCACGGTGATGAAAAACATTCTGGGGCAGGATCTCGAAGCGGCCGAAAAGGTGGCTGAGGAGAACCGCGACGGTGTTTACGTCCACCTTTACGGCAAGACGGAGAGCCGTCCCAAGCGCAAGATGGGTCACATCACTTTCGTGGGGATGACGCCCGGGGAGTATGAGCAGGAGTGGGCCGCAAGATTTGTGTAAAATAAGGAATAAACAAGATAATGAAGAATTACCGCATTTTTGTCGAGAAATTACCCCGCTTCCGGGTCGAGGCCGAGAGCCTGCGCCGGGAGCTGAATGCCAACCTGAACCTCGAACTGGGCGAAGTGCGCCTGCTCTGCGTCTACGACCTGTTCGGCTTCAGCGGGGAACTGCTGGAGAAGAGCCGCTATACGGTCTTCGGCGAGGTGGTGACCGACTCCGTGACCGATGAGTGTGATCTCACGGGCCGCAAATACATCGCCGTGGAGTTCCTGCCCGGGCAGTTCGACCAGCGTGCCGCGTCGGCCGTCGACTGCGTGCGGCTGATCGACCCTGAAGCTCAGGTCAACATCCGCTCGTCGAAGCTGCTGCTGTTCGACGATCGGGTGACCGATGCCGAGCTGGAAAAGATTCGTCACTACTATATCAACGCCGTGGAGTCGCGCGAGAAGAACCTCGCGGTGCTGAGCGACATGGAGCAGGCCGAGGTGAAGCCCGTCGAGGTGCTGGAGGGCTTCCGGGAGATGACGGATGCGGAGCTGGAGCCCTACTGCAAGCGGATGGGGCTGGCGATGAACGACGACGACCTGCGTGAGGTGGTGAAATACTTCCGCGCCGAGGGACGCGACCCCTATGAAACCGAACTGCGCATCCTCGATACCTATTGGAGCGACCACTGCCGCCACACGACCTTCACGACCGAACTGGAGGGCATCACCGTCGAGGAGTCGTTCGCCAAGGAGGAGA is a window encoding:
- the pyrE gene encoding orotate phosphoribosyltransferase — its product is MEKSIAKDLLSIGAVFLRPEQPFTWASGIKSPIYCDNRLTLTAPVVRGHVEAGLAEIVRTKFPEAEVLMGTSTAGIAHAAITATILDLPMGYVRSGSKDHGRGNQIEGKLEKGQKVVVIEDLISTGGSCIEVVNALREAGAEVLGVASIFTYGMKKGLDRMKEANVTNYSLSNLDALVEVAAEEGYIKPEDKARLIAFRNNPSDESWMK
- the pyrB gene encoding aspartate carbamoyltransferase, with product MRHLIDPTDLTVRETEQIVALAEDIIANRAKYSESCKGKKLATLFYEPSTRTRLSFTSAMLELGGQVIGFSDANSSSVSKGETVADTVRVIRCFADIIAMRHFKEGAPLVASQYAGVPVINAGDGSHSHPTQTLTDLLTIKREKGRFDNMTIGFCGDLKFGRTVHSLIKALSRYSGIKVILISPEELRLPDYMLHEMSANSKLEFREVRTMEEVMPELDILYMTRVQKERFLDEEEFDRVKNSFVLNPEKLATAKQDMIILHPLPRVNEITRAVDNDPRAAYFRQVENGKFVRMALIYTLLRWADENKPFDRTPVFGEEYLVNELECPNRRCISATEDVDQLFRRADDGACRCAYCEAKAR
- the purE gene encoding 5-(carboxyamino)imidazole ribonucleotide mutase — protein: MKVGVIMGSVSDYEVMSEAVSMLEAFGVDFEKRVVSAHRTPDLLCEYAKTARERGIGVIIAGAGGAAHLPGMVASMTPLPVVGVPVKSRALNGLDSLLSIVQMPAGVPVATTAINGAKNAALIAVSILALQDADLAAKLDAFRAKQTADVLKAEL
- the purK gene encoding 5-(carboxyamino)imidazole ribonucleotide synthase, translated to MKTIGIIGGGQLGLMIAEQAHVLGVKAVCLDPAPDAPAFRVCDDHIVAAYDDAAALEELCRRSDVVTYEFENVPGEILIPLCEKYNIPQGYKPLYDSQDRLREKTNARDHGLRTPGFAAVDDEASLRAAVKELGLPAVLKTRTLGYDGHGQLVLKTEADIERALPLLAVPCILEEFVRFDSEASIVMVADGERVVSFPVGRNVHRDGILDLCLVPSEADPQVLAQMKAESERFMRDCGYRGILAIEYFIKGDAFYFNEMAPRPHNSGHYTIEGSTTNQFRELVRYLVGEPLEEPRLVAPTVMKNILGQDLEAAEKVAEENRDGVYVHLYGKTESRPKRKMGHITFVGMTPGEYEQEWAARFV